Proteins from a genomic interval of Tachyglossus aculeatus isolate mTacAcu1 chromosome 8, mTacAcu1.pri, whole genome shotgun sequence:
- the ZFP64 gene encoding zinc finger protein 64 has product MNANGAGEGFPGSVQFPGGTTVLVELTPDIHICGLCKQQFNNLDGFVAHKQSGCQLSSATAGGPGPVQFVAEETVPAPPSHTTTRTITSETQTITVSAPEFVFEHGYQTYLPTESSDTQTATVVSVPPKCRSRKAAASLAQKKLSCCYPGCQFKTAYGMKDMERHLRTHTGDKPHKCEVCGKCFSRKDKLKMHMRSHTGVKPYKCKHCDYAAADGSSLNKHQRIHSNERPFKCQICPYASRNSSQLTVHLRSHTGDAPFQCQMCSAKFKINSDLKRHLRVHSGEKPYKCEFCDVRCAMKGNLKSHVRIRHGSENSFKCPECDFQCGNKTSLRLHARAHQPEQPVKCAQCSYSCSNKAALKVHERIHCKDRPFKCEFCSFATKQRSNLTTHVKKAHGDPVKPKERSPERKGGAAGGGGGGRPPPAGSRQVARLDAKKAFRCDFCEASFVREDSLRSHRKQHGEYGLSRNAELAVLQLQVDPGRQATAPFAVGHVQVPLQPGQISQFGEGGVKIIVGHQVPQGDTIVQAASVNVASAAPAAPNPDDLPASSRLQILRQVSLVTPPQAPNDAGAMGQSTVLLATNDQADGAALHQTLISVPPGGTHESPANQTFITSSGISCSDLEGLNALIQEGTTEVTVVSDGSQNITVSTTTPPPIFSSPSHPELPKQTYSIVQSGAHSALLCPADAIPD; this is encoded by the exons ATGAACGCCAACGGCGCGGGCGAGGGCTTCCCGGGCTCCGTCCAGT TTCCAGGAGGAACCACCGTCCTGGTGGAGCTGACTCCCGATATACACATCTGTGGGCTTTGCAAACAGCAGTTCAATAACTTGGACGGCTTTGTTGCCCATAAGCAAAGTGGCTGTCAACTGAGCAGCGCTACCGCAGGCGGCCCCGGTCCGGTCCAGTTCGTAGCCGAGGAAACGGTACCCGCGCCCCCGTCCCACACCACCACGAGGACCATCACCTCGGAGACGCAGACTATCACAG TTTCTGCCCCAGAATTTGTTTTTGAACACGGTTACCAGACCTACCTGCCCACGGAAAGCAGCGATACCCAGACTGCCACAGttgtctctgtccctcccaaATGTCGCTCTCGGAAGGCCGCGGCCTCGCTTGCCCAGAAGAAACTGAGCTGCTGCTACCCAG GTTGCCAATTCAAAACAGCCTATGGCATGAAAGATATGGAACGTCACCTGAGAACTCACACAG GCGATAAGCCCCATAAATGCGAAGTGTGCGGCAAGTGCTTCAGCCGGAAAGACAAGCTGAAGATGCACATGCGGTCGCACACGGGCGTGAAGCCCTATAAATGTAAGCACTGTGACTACGCGGCCGCCGACGGCAGCAGCCTGAACAAACATCAGCGAATACACTCCAACGAGCGGCCTTTCAAATGCCAGATCTGTCCCTACGCCAGCCGCAACTCCAGCCAGCTCACCGTGCACCTCAGATCGCACACAG GGGATGCCCCCTTCCAGTGCCAGATGTGCAGCGCCAAGTTCAAAATCAACTCGGACTTGAAGAGGCACCTGCGTGTCCACTCGGGCGAGAAACCGTACAAGTGTGAGTTCTGCGACGTGCGCTGTGCCATGAAAGGGAACCTCAAGTCCCACGTCCGCATCAGGCACGGCTCGGAAAACAGCTTCAAGTGCCCGGAGTGCGACTTCCAGTGTGGGAACAAGACGAGCCTCCGGCTCCACGCCCGCGCCCACCAGCCCGAGCAGCCGGTCAAGTGCGCGCAGTGCAGCTACTCCTGCTCCAACAAGGCGGCCCTCAAGGTGCACGAGCGCATCCACTGCAAAGACCGACCTTTCAAGTGCGAGTTCTGCAGCTTCGCCACCAAACAGCGGAGCAACCTGACCACCCACGTGAAGAAAGCGCACGGCGACCCCGTCAAGCCCAAGGAGCGGTCCCCGGAGAGGAAAGGAGgcgcggcgggaggaggagggggaggcaggccgcCGCCGGCCGGCTCCCGCCAAGTGGCCAGACTCGACGCCAAGAAGGCTTTCCGGTGCGACTTCTGCGAGGCTTCGTTTGTGCGGGAAGACTCCCTCCGCAGCCACAGGAAGCAGCACGGTGAGTACGGCTTGTCCAGAAACGCGGAACTGGCGGTTCTGCAGCTTCAGGTGGACCCCGGCAGGCAGGCCACCGCTCCTTTCGCCGTCGGTCACGTCCAGGTGCCCCTTCAGCCCGGCCAGATTTCCCAGTTCGGTGAAGGCGGGGTCAAAATCATCGTCGGCCATCAGGTGCCTCAGGGCGATACCATCGTCCAAGCGGCTTCGGTCAACGTCGCCTCCGCCGCCCCGGCCGCCCCCAACCCGGATGACCTCCCCGCCAGCAGCCGGCTGCAGATATTAAGGCAGGTCAGCCTGGTCACCCCGCCGCAGGCTCCGAACGACGCCGGCGCCATGGGCCAGTCCACGGTTCTTCTGGCCACCAACGACCAGGCGGACGGCGCCGCTCTGCACCAAACTCTCATCTCCGTCCCTCCGGGGGGGACTCACGAATCCCCCGCCAACCAGACTTTCATCACCAGCTCGGGCATTAGCTGCTCCGACTTAGAAGGTCTCAATGCCTTAATACAGGAAGGCACCACTGAAGTGACCGTGGTCAGTGACGGAAGCCAAAATATCACCGTGTCAACCACAACTCCCCCTCCTATATTTtcctcaccctcccacccagAATTACCCAAACAAACTTACTCCATCGTTCAGAGCGGGGCTCATTCCGCTTTGCTGTGTCCTGCAGATGCCATACCGGATTAG